Proteins co-encoded in one Verrucomicrobiia bacterium genomic window:
- a CDS encoding beta-L-arabinofuranosidase domain-containing protein, translating to MILCLAGMIAGRCALAQGSVAPVVPMLAQPFALTNVMLLDGPVREAMLRDKAYLLSLDPNRFLYNFRVNYGLATSATPYGGWDSPGSEQRGCVVGHYLTACSQMYASTGDPQLKARVDFIVAQWAQCQALATNAGFHAGYLSGFPESHIDRVVNLQPVWAPWYAIHKIMAGLLDAYQWCHNAQALTVLKNEAGWVQYRIDQLTTNQVQAMLDNEFGGMGEVLANLYAVTGNPDHLRLARAFDHARLFDPLAADIDPLDGYHANTQIPKMIAAAREYELTGDSRYHEIATFFWQRVAQHRSFVIGGHGDHEFFFPIADFPRHLSAETCETCNTYNMLKLTRHLFAWQPDAVTMDFYERALFNHILASQEPEQGMFTYLVSLKPGHFKTYSTPENSFWCCVGTGMENHSKYGDTIFFHGTNSLYVNLFIAAQLSWPEQGVTLRQDTSFPESSLTRLTWQCAGPVALDLKIRQPAWATTGLRVTVNGAAQNLPNGPGTYATLSRVWQNGDVVDIELPMTLHTEPLPQDTNTVAFLYGPIVLAGELGTAGMPGSDFAGGQLDYVGVADPLVPVLVGDDATLLNHITPAAGEPLAFQTHGLGQPQDVTLIPFYRLHHQRYSVYWQRYLPAAWTQQAAQIAADEARLVDQVAIGNAASETAHDLQSQNSNTGNAFGLNWRDANNGGWFSYRLAVRPNEAVQLVVKYWGSDTGGRVFDILVDGQNLATQTLDNNQPGQLFDVAYSVPPEWTSGKTNVTVQFQAHSGLMAGGIFGLRLQTTFDPGALMTLSLNVTPHPAPDVRQSAQALATYQNLADHPVPGSPWLVFTSSDTNVFTVSTNGVIQPVRGGTATLTAKYLGLTASRPVTVTNRPPPAPRHRYSFNAANVVNGTNVVDAWHPDEAMWRAVLRGQAVISDGQLVLNGATGTFVELPSGLFNGYDAVTVEAWAAFDNSPVWSYLFAFGDTLGSGQGAGGFWFTPHSGFGDHRLILSDVPGDEWLVTRSGVLDNQGLKHIVAVIDPDYGYEALYLDGVLVNERNDVPFGMNALTNAHSYLGKSTFAWDPFMVGRIREVRLYQGRWSAADVSASFAAGPARVPVQLHTAADAASQRCVLSWVPADTNVSLQWATNLGPTTAWVDLALTPVVSNEQCVVTLPLTNAAMFFRLKL from the coding sequence GTGATTCTATGCCTGGCCGGCATGATTGCGGGGCGTTGCGCCTTGGCGCAGGGATCGGTTGCGCCGGTGGTGCCCATGCTCGCGCAGCCCTTCGCGCTTACGAATGTGATGCTGTTGGACGGCCCCGTTCGCGAGGCGATGCTGCGGGACAAGGCCTATCTGCTGAGCCTCGATCCGAACCGGTTCCTTTACAATTTCCGGGTCAACTACGGCCTCGCGACTTCGGCGACACCCTACGGCGGCTGGGACAGTCCCGGCAGCGAACAGCGGGGGTGCGTGGTGGGGCATTATCTGACGGCCTGTTCGCAGATGTATGCCAGCACGGGCGACCCGCAGCTCAAGGCCCGGGTGGATTTCATCGTCGCGCAGTGGGCGCAGTGCCAGGCGCTCGCCACCAACGCAGGCTTTCACGCCGGCTATTTGTCCGGCTTTCCCGAATCGCACATTGATCGCGTGGTGAATCTGCAGCCCGTGTGGGCGCCCTGGTATGCGATTCATAAAATCATGGCTGGCCTCCTCGATGCCTACCAGTGGTGTCACAACGCCCAGGCGCTCACCGTGCTGAAGAACGAGGCGGGCTGGGTGCAATACCGCATCGACCAGCTCACCACCAATCAGGTGCAGGCGATGCTGGACAATGAGTTTGGCGGCATGGGTGAAGTGCTGGCCAACCTTTACGCCGTCACCGGCAACCCGGACCATCTGCGGCTGGCCCGGGCCTTTGATCATGCGCGCCTGTTCGATCCGCTCGCGGCGGACATCGATCCGCTGGACGGCTATCATGCCAACACGCAAATCCCGAAAATGATCGCCGCGGCGCGCGAATACGAGTTGACGGGCGACAGCCGTTACCATGAAATCGCCACCTTCTTCTGGCAGCGCGTGGCGCAGCATCGCTCGTTCGTAATCGGCGGGCACGGGGACCACGAGTTCTTCTTTCCGATTGCGGATTTTCCGCGGCATCTCAGCGCGGAAACGTGCGAAACCTGCAACACCTACAACATGCTCAAGCTGACGCGGCATCTGTTTGCCTGGCAGCCGGACGCGGTCACGATGGATTTCTACGAGCGGGCCTTGTTCAACCACATCCTGGCGTCGCAGGAGCCGGAGCAGGGTATGTTCACGTATCTCGTTTCACTCAAGCCCGGACACTTCAAGACCTATTCGACGCCGGAAAACTCCTTCTGGTGTTGCGTGGGCACGGGCATGGAAAATCACTCCAAATATGGCGACACCATTTTCTTTCACGGCACCAACTCGCTTTACGTGAACTTGTTCATCGCCGCGCAACTGAGCTGGCCCGAGCAGGGGGTGACGCTCCGGCAGGACACGAGCTTTCCGGAGAGCAGTCTGACGCGTCTCACGTGGCAATGCGCAGGCCCGGTGGCGCTGGACCTCAAGATCCGGCAACCCGCGTGGGCGACGACGGGGCTGCGCGTGACCGTCAACGGCGCGGCGCAAAATCTGCCAAACGGTCCCGGCACCTACGCCACGCTTTCACGCGTCTGGCAAAACGGAGACGTCGTGGACATCGAGCTGCCGATGACCCTGCACACCGAGCCGTTGCCGCAGGACACGAACACGGTGGCATTCCTGTATGGCCCCATTGTGCTGGCGGGCGAACTCGGCACGGCGGGCATGCCGGGGAGCGATTTTGCAGGCGGTCAGCTTGATTACGTGGGCGTGGCTGATCCGCTGGTGCCGGTGCTGGTGGGTGACGATGCCACGTTGCTGAATCACATCACGCCTGCGGCCGGCGAGCCGCTTGCATTTCAAACGCACGGGCTCGGGCAGCCGCAGGATGTGACGTTGATTCCCTTCTATCGGCTGCATCATCAGCGTTATTCGGTTTACTGGCAGCGCTACCTGCCGGCCGCGTGGACGCAGCAGGCCGCGCAGATTGCCGCGGATGAGGCGCGCCTCGTGGACCAGGTGGCCATCGGCAATGCTGCTTCCGAAACCGCCCACGATCTGCAAAGCCAGAACAGCAACACGGGAAACGCCTTTGGCCTCAACTGGCGCGATGCCAACAACGGCGGCTGGTTCAGCTACCGGTTGGCCGTGCGGCCGAACGAAGCCGTGCAGCTGGTGGTGAAGTATTGGGGCAGCGACACCGGCGGGCGGGTGTTCGACATCCTGGTGGACGGGCAGAACCTCGCCACGCAGACGCTCGACAACAATCAGCCCGGCCAGCTCTTTGACGTTGCCTATTCCGTGCCGCCCGAATGGACGTCGGGCAAGACGAACGTGACCGTCCAATTCCAGGCCCACAGCGGTTTGATGGCGGGCGGCATATTCGGGTTGCGGTTGCAAACCACCTTTGATCCGGGAGCGTTGATGACGTTGAGCCTGAACGTGACGCCGCATCCGGCGCCCGATGTGCGCCAGAGCGCGCAGGCGCTGGCGACGTATCAAAACCTCGCCGATCATCCGGTGCCGGGCAGTCCGTGGCTCGTCTTCACGTCCAGTGACACAAACGTTTTCACGGTCAGCACCAATGGCGTCATTCAACCGGTGCGCGGCGGCACGGCAACCTTGACGGCCAAATATCTCGGCCTGACGGCGTCCCGGCCCGTGACGGTGACCAACCGTCCGCCGCCCGCGCCGCGCCATCGTTACTCCTTCAACGCGGCGAATGTCGTAAACGGCACGAACGTGGTGGATGCCTGGCATCCGGACGAGGCGATGTGGCGGGCCGTGTTGCGTGGTCAGGCGGTCATCAGCGACGGACAGCTCGTGTTGAACGGCGCGACCGGCACATTCGTGGAATTGCCGTCGGGGTTGTTCAATGGTTACGACGCCGTCACCGTGGAGGCGTGGGCCGCCTTCGACAATTCGCCCGTGTGGTCCTATCTCTTCGCGTTTGGCGACACGCTCGGCTCGGGGCAGGGGGCCGGCGGTTTCTGGTTCACGCCGCATTCCGGCTTTGGTGACCACCGGCTGATTCTCTCCGATGTTCCCGGCGATGAATGGCTGGTTACGCGGTCCGGTGTCCTCGACAACCAAGGGTTGAAACACATCGTGGCGGTGATTGATCCCGATTACGGCTACGAGGCGCTGTATCTCGACGGCGTTCTGGTGAACGAACGCAACGACGTGCCGTTCGGCATGAACGCCCTGACGAATGCGCACAGTTATCTGGGCAAATCGACGTTCGCGTGGGATCCGTTCATGGTTGGCCGCATTCGCGAAGTGCGCCTCTATCAGGGACGCTGGTCGGCGGCGGACGTGTCGGCCTCGTTTGCGGCGGGCCCCGCGCGCGTGCCGGTGCAATTGCACACCGCAGCAGACGCGGCGAGCCAACGCTGTGTGTTGTCCTGGGTGCCGGCGGACACCAACGTGTCGTTGCAGTGGGCCACCAATCTGGGGCCGACCACGGCGTGGGTCGATTTGGCGCTGACGCCGGTGGTGAGCAACGAACAATGCGTGGTGACGTTGCCGCTGACGAATGCCGCGATGTTTTTCCGGCTGAAACTGTAA
- a CDS encoding RICIN domain-containing protein — translation MNTLTKLGLMISLLCGTSLTQASDIAARTADMAGAELRPSDSVQIRNKQFGDLLRPEDANRADGTPIVLYPAQPWKCMTWKLLSAGDATFCLQNHFTSKTIAPAPASEGTNPPVKQTALPQNAAEQPAWIFTKLPDGSYKIAAAKSGETLTAVPGARGGSPQIVIAPWQNREAQKWEVRKIDPRTLTM, via the coding sequence ATGAACACGCTCACCAAGCTGGGGCTAATGATCAGCCTGCTCTGCGGCACCTCACTCACGCAGGCATCGGACATTGCGGCGCGCACCGCCGACATGGCCGGCGCGGAACTGAGGCCATCGGACTCCGTGCAGATTCGCAACAAACAATTCGGCGACTTATTGCGGCCGGAAGACGCCAACCGGGCCGATGGAACGCCCATCGTGCTTTATCCCGCGCAACCTTGGAAATGCATGACCTGGAAATTGCTGTCCGCCGGTGACGCGACCTTTTGTCTGCAGAATCATTTCACGTCCAAAACCATCGCACCGGCGCCGGCATCGGAAGGAACCAACCCGCCCGTAAAACAAACCGCCCTGCCGCAAAATGCCGCGGAGCAGCCCGCGTGGATTTTCACCAAGCTGCCGGACGGGAGTTACAAGATTGCCGCCGCCAAGTCCGGCGAAACCTTGACGGCCGTTCCGGGGGCGCGGGGCGGGTCGCCGCAGATCGTCATTGCCCCCTGGCAGAATCGCGAGGCGCAGAAATGGGAAGTGCGCAAAATCGATCCGCGCACCCTGACCATGTGA